In the Raineyella fluvialis genome, CAGCGTGCGGAACTCGTCGTAGTTCGATTCCAGGATGGACACTACCGCCGGACCGTTCTCTGTCGCCGTCACCTGGGCGTCGATCTCGGCACGATTGACCAGCGCCCGCTCCTCGAGTTCGCCCGGTGCGAGATTGAGCCCGCAGGTCGCCTGGATGACTTCCAGCGCCGCGAGCGCCGAGGCCATGTGTTCCGACTTGCCCAGGTAGTAGGGCACGCAGACGTCGATGCCCAGGGTGCGATGTCCCTTCTCCTCGAGCACCGTCTCCAGGTATGCACCGAACGTCGCGATGACGGACAGCGAACCGCTGAAGGCCTCCCAGGGCTGCAGGACAAGCTCAGGTTCCGCGGAGTGGGTGAAGACCTGGGCCGGGCGCGTGTGCGGGACACGCATCGGCAGCCCGGTGAGATTGACGGTGAGGCGGACGTCCAGTCCGACGATGAGCTCCGTCATCGCCGCCACGGCCCGCTCCCACAGCAGCATCGGCTCGGGACCGATCAGGGCGAGGAAGGTCTCTCCCGCCGCGTCCGTCATCGCGTAGAGCACCAGTTCGGGTGCCGGCGGCCGGGTGAAGTGCCCGTCCTCGAAGTCGAGCATCGGGCGTCGGTCCGCGTATTGCGTCAGCAGGTCGAGGTCGAACCTCGCCAGCGGCCGATGGTCGCACTGCCCGAGGAGGTGGTCGCCGACGATCTGCTGCACCTCCCCGGCGCTGCCCGCGCCGTCGAGCAGGAGCAGCAGCACCGGGCGTTTCCCACCGAGCTCTCCCCAGCCGTCAGGGTGGGAGCGATAGAGGGGATGGGAGCCGGACATGGTCCCCACAGTACCCGCCGCGACCACAGCGGGAGCCGCCGATGCTAGGTGGCAGCCCGCTCGATCGCCTTGCGGACCCGTTTCGCCGAGACCGTCATCCGGGTGCCGAGGGTCTGGGCGAACAGGCTGACCCGCAGCTCCTCGAGCATCCAGCCGATCTCGTCCACGGCGGCAGGCAGCCGGCCGGGTGGCTGGCGGGAGCACAGGTCGGCGTACGCCTCCTCCAGCGCGTTCACCGTCTCCATCCCCTGGCGGTCACGGACGGCGGCACCAGGCAGAGCTGCCAGCCGCGCCACGATCGCGCGAAGGTAGACGGGTAGCCGCTCGTAGTAGGGATCATCGGTCGCGGCGATGAATCCGGGGAAGACCAGATTGGCGCGCTGTTCTGTGACGTCCGCCCGGACGTCGGGATCGGTGACGGATCCCAGCGCGAGACTGACCTGCTGGTCGGCCCGCAGCACCTCGGCCGCGATGGCGACCACCCGGCGCATATGGTCCGCGTTGTCCTGGCGGACGGTGTCGCACAGGGCGGCGAAGGCACGCTCATCCCGTACGTCCTCCGGGTCGACCGCCCGGGCGACCAGATCGCCCACGGACTTCAGCCGGGCGTCGGCGAGCAGGTCGGGGACGCTGGCGTACGGGCTGGATCCCAGGGCGAACTTGTCGGGATTGGGCAGGTGCGAGACCACCCACCGGGTCGGGTCCGGAGTGTTGAGCAGGACCAGTCTCCGCAGGCCGACGCGGT is a window encoding:
- a CDS encoding PAC2 family protein; the encoded protein is MSGSHPLYRSHPDGWGELGGKRPVLLLLLDGAGSAGEVQQIVGDHLLGQCDHRPLARFDLDLLTQYADRRPMLDFEDGHFTRPPAPELVLYAMTDAAGETFLALIGPEPMLLWERAVAAMTELIVGLDVRLTVNLTGLPMRVPHTRPAQVFTHSAEPELVLQPWEAFSGSLSVIATFGAYLETVLEEKGHRTLGIDVCVPYYLGKSEHMASALAALEVIQATCGLNLAPGELEERALVNRAEIDAQVTATENGPAVVSILESNYDEFRTLVGDLPSADELAAEFERFLAEQDRRRDTGDGDTPEG